In Rattus rattus isolate New Zealand chromosome 3, Rrattus_CSIRO_v1, whole genome shotgun sequence, one genomic interval encodes:
- the LOC116895321 gene encoding transmembrane protein 258-like: MELEVMSTHTSPVNPAVFPHLTAVLLAIGMFFTSWFFVYEVTSTKYTRDIYKELLISLVASLFMGFGVLFLPLWVSVCV; this comes from the coding sequence ATGGAGCTCGAGGTCATGAGTACGCATACCAGCCCAGTGAACCCGGCTGTCTTCCCTCACCTGACTGCAGTACTTCTGGCCATCGGCATGTTCTTCACCTCCTGGTTCTTCGTTTACGAGGTCACCTCTACCAAGTACACGCGCGACATTTACAAAGAGCTCCTCATCTCCTTGGTGGCCTCACTCTTCATGGGCTTCGGAGTCCTCTTCCTCCCGCTCTGGGTTAGCGTCTGCGTATGA